A single region of the Anomaloglossus baeobatrachus isolate aAnoBae1 chromosome 2, aAnoBae1.hap1, whole genome shotgun sequence genome encodes:
- the PRR13 gene encoding proline-rich protein 13 isoform X2 encodes MWNPNSPGQPAYPPNPAYPPNTNPIHPPVPPLQPGYPPGQPVYPPGQPAYPPGGPGYPAGHPAYPGQPGYPPPHTGPYPPGVPGYPVNPMMPGYPMDKKMRKKLKKAHKAHKHGHGRGYSSSSSSSSD; translated from the exons ATGTGGAATCCTAACTCTCCGG GGCAGCCTGCTTACCCACCAAATCCAGCATATCCACCAAACACTAATCCAATACACCCTCCAGTTCCACCCCTACAGCCTGGTTATCCACCAGGACAACCGGTCTATCCCCCAGGTCAGCCCGCGTACCCTCCTGGTGGGCCCGGATATCCTGCAGGACACCCAGCTTATCCTGGGCAACCTGGTTACCCCCCTCCACATACTGGACCTTACCCACCAGGTGTGCCTGGGTATCCAGTGAACCCCATGATGCCTGGTTATCCCATGGATAAAAAGATGAGAAAGAAGTTGAAGAAGGCACACAAAGCACACAAGCATGGGCACGGGAGG ggataTTCATCTTCATCTTCCTCCAGCAGCGACTAA
- the PRR13 gene encoding proline-rich protein 13 isoform X1 — MWNPNSPGQPAYPPNPAYPPNTNPIHPPVPPLQPGYPPGQPVYPPGQPAYPPGGPGYPAGHPAYPGQPGYPPPHTGPYPPGVPGYPVNPMMPGYPMDKKMRKKLKKAHKAHKHGHGRPDYPSGQPVYPPGQPAYPPALPGNPIGHPCNPGQPGYPPPGPFLPGMLGYRMDKKMRKKMKKAHKHGRGYSSSSSSSSD; from the exons ATGTGGAATCCTAACTCTCCGG GGCAGCCTGCTTACCCACCAAATCCAGCATATCCACCAAACACTAATCCAATACACCCTCCAGTTCCACCCCTACAGCCTGGTTATCCACCAGGACAACCGGTCTATCCCCCAGGTCAGCCCGCGTACCCTCCTGGTGGGCCCGGATATCCTGCAGGACACCCAGCTTATCCTGGGCAACCTGGTTACCCCCCTCCACATACTGGACCTTACCCACCAGGTGTGCCTGGGTATCCAGTGAACCCCATGATGCCTGGTTATCCCATGGATAAAAAGATGAGAAAGAAGTTGAAGAAGGCACACAAAGCACACAAGCATGGGCACGGGAGG CCTGATTATCCATCAGGACAACCAGTATACCCCCCAGGTCAGCCTGCGTATCCTCCTGCTCTGCCTGGAAATCCTATAGGACACCCATGTAATCCTGGGCAACCTGGTTACCCACCTCCTGGACCTTTCCTACCAGGCATGCTTGGGTATCGTATGGATAAAAAGATGAGAAAAAAGATGAAGAAGGCACACAAGCATGGGAGG ggataTTCATCTTCATCTTCCTCCAGCAGCGACTAA